A DNA window from Luteolibacter luteus contains the following coding sequences:
- a CDS encoding gluconate 2-dehydrogenase subunit 3 family protein, producing METPSFFNASFTRRVALKRVAALSAALATVNMPAFGQAAGAGKGIGHDPNLLAKDIPWKLQLVEREMMIVTLLCDVIIPADEHGPAASKVGVPEFINEWVSAPYDAQIADLEVVRKGLEWFDAEANRRFGRDFPNASPEQHLEIVTDLVKEGTPAREQGFGYFEKIRFLTIGGYFSTPEGWKAIGYVGNVPMAEFPGPPPEVLKHLGLA from the coding sequence ATGGAAACTCCATCCTTTTTCAATGCCAGCTTCACCCGCCGCGTGGCGCTGAAGCGCGTGGCCGCTCTTTCCGCTGCTCTTGCCACCGTGAACATGCCCGCCTTCGGCCAAGCCGCCGGCGCAGGCAAGGGCATCGGCCATGATCCGAATCTGCTCGCCAAGGACATCCCGTGGAAACTCCAGCTCGTGGAACGGGAAATGATGATCGTGACCCTGCTCTGCGATGTGATCATTCCCGCCGATGAGCACGGCCCCGCCGCCAGCAAGGTCGGCGTGCCGGAATTCATCAACGAATGGGTGAGCGCCCCCTACGATGCCCAGATCGCCGACCTCGAGGTCGTCCGCAAGGGGCTCGAGTGGTTTGACGCGGAAGCAAACCGCCGCTTCGGCCGGGATTTCCCGAATGCCTCGCCCGAGCAGCACCTGGAAATTGTCACGGACCTCGTCAAGGAAGGCACCCCGGCTCGCGAACAAGGCTTCGGCTACTTCGAGAAGATCCGCTTCCTCACCATCGGCGGCTATTTCTCCACTCCCGAAGGCTGGAAGGCCATCGGCTACGTCGGAAACGTTCCGATGGCCGAATTCCCCGGCCCGCCTCCCGAGGTGCTGAAGCATCTGGGGCTAGCATAA
- a CDS encoding pentapeptide repeat-containing protein, whose translation MNARTENACLKGSEFSNVNLSEARFENVNLANSRFEDVSLAGVNFEDISFSGARIHNANCCGLSITEACYEHMTIEGIEVTELLRVYRESQASALD comes from the coding sequence ATGAACGCCCGAACCGAAAATGCCTGCCTCAAGGGGTCCGAGTTTTCGAACGTGAATCTCAGCGAGGCCCGTTTCGAGAACGTCAATCTCGCGAACTCGCGTTTTGAGGATGTCAGCCTCGCCGGCGTGAACTTCGAGGACATCTCCTTCTCGGGAGCACGGATTCACAATGCGAACTGCTGCGGCCTCTCGATCACGGAAGCTTGCTACGAGCACATGACCATCGAGGGAATCGAGGTCACCGAGCTGCTCAGGGTCTACCGGGAGAGCCAGGCAAGCGCCTTGGACTGA
- a CDS encoding sensor histidine kinase, which yields MTTAALPSWRDLAAQRVPPVDGEDLAWKRRWLGHPAYWRWQAGGWCFLWLSQASMTLVLPRGEDAHTGLLMMGAMCASGVLWTHVLRGVILGLRGGQPTWAGLLLRLLPWMLLLAVVWGASLTGLGMLLAGEDFVLTGPRGAHQSLTPERALAVAIFSIANAAMLIQIIWIAGYFMHHLFSAYQHSQLERLRIEASSREAEVRNLRRQMDPHFLFNSLNTVRALIPRENAEARDAVTHLSDLLRGSLRQSDKNLIPLREELAAIDSHLAIEQLRFGSRLLFHRHVGRGLDHWLVPPFLIQTLVENAIKHGVAKSEQGGTIVLHLRACRGTLCCMVWNPGTLEERSEGGLGLKNIRTRLQLLYQGNASFRLQQRRPGRVRAAVCLPQAAVL from the coding sequence ATGACCACCGCAGCACTCCCCTCATGGCGGGATCTCGCCGCACAGCGCGTGCCGCCGGTGGATGGTGAGGACCTTGCTTGGAAAAGACGCTGGCTGGGCCATCCGGCTTACTGGCGTTGGCAGGCGGGCGGATGGTGCTTCCTGTGGCTCTCCCAGGCCTCGATGACCCTCGTCCTGCCGCGCGGCGAGGATGCCCACACGGGCTTGCTCATGATGGGTGCGATGTGCGCTTCCGGCGTGCTCTGGACCCACGTGCTACGCGGCGTGATTCTGGGGCTGCGCGGAGGCCAGCCGACTTGGGCGGGCTTGTTGCTACGGCTGCTCCCATGGATGCTGCTGCTCGCCGTCGTCTGGGGTGCCTCTCTGACCGGGCTGGGAATGCTGCTGGCGGGGGAAGACTTCGTGCTCACAGGCCCACGAGGCGCGCACCAATCGCTCACCCCGGAGCGAGCCTTGGCCGTCGCGATCTTCAGCATCGCGAATGCCGCCATGCTGATCCAGATCATCTGGATCGCGGGCTATTTCATGCACCATCTCTTTAGCGCCTACCAGCACTCGCAGTTGGAGCGCCTGCGAATCGAGGCCAGCAGCCGCGAGGCGGAGGTGCGGAACCTGCGCCGGCAAATGGACCCGCATTTCCTCTTCAATAGCCTCAATACCGTGCGTGCCCTGATTCCTCGGGAGAATGCGGAGGCGCGCGATGCCGTCACCCATCTCTCCGACCTGCTGCGCGGGTCGCTGCGCCAGAGCGATAAGAACCTCATCCCGCTGCGCGAGGAACTCGCCGCCATCGATAGCCATCTCGCGATCGAGCAGTTACGCTTCGGTTCGCGGCTGCTGTTTCACCGCCACGTGGGTCGCGGGCTCGATCACTGGCTGGTGCCGCCTTTCCTTATCCAGACCTTGGTGGAGAATGCCATCAAGCATGGCGTGGCGAAGAGCGAGCAAGGTGGCACGATCGTCCTGCATCTCCGCGCCTGTCGTGGTACGCTTTGCTGCATGGTGTGGAATCCCGGCACCCTCGAAGAAAGGAGCGAGGGAGGGCTTGGCCTGAAAAACATCCGCACCCGCTTGCAGCTGCTCTATCAGGGGAACGCCAGCTTCCGCCTCCAGCAGCGCCGTCCGGGCCGCGTGCGCGCTGCGGTATGCTTGCCGCAGGCCGCGGTGCTGTGA
- a CDS encoding LytR/AlgR family response regulator transcription factor, whose amino-acid sequence MKALIIDDEALARRELRTLLRAHPEIEIVGEAGNVTEALQLLEAEPADLIFLDIQMPGRSGFDLIGLLPSPQPQVIFVTAYDEFALRAFEVNALDYLMKPVHPERLAAALRKLQAGTASDEALPAAAAAEIPLNPEDRVFLREGERCWFVPVKEIRLLESAGNHTMLHFGTDKAMIYRTLNSMEARLPSSLFFRANRSQMLNLHQIAGVEPWFSGCLKVRLQSGEEIELSRRQSQLFRDRTGL is encoded by the coding sequence ATGAAAGCCTTGATCATCGATGACGAAGCGCTCGCCCGCCGCGAGTTGCGAACCTTGCTGCGGGCGCATCCGGAGATCGAGATCGTGGGCGAGGCGGGCAACGTGACGGAGGCACTGCAACTGCTGGAAGCCGAGCCCGCCGACCTGATCTTTCTCGATATCCAAATGCCGGGCCGCAGCGGCTTCGATCTCATCGGCCTGCTACCCTCGCCCCAGCCTCAGGTCATCTTTGTCACTGCCTACGATGAGTTCGCGCTCCGCGCCTTCGAGGTGAATGCGCTCGATTATCTGATGAAGCCGGTGCACCCGGAACGCCTCGCCGCCGCCCTGCGCAAGCTGCAAGCGGGCACCGCTTCCGATGAGGCCTTGCCCGCGGCTGCCGCTGCGGAGATCCCGCTGAACCCCGAAGATCGTGTCTTCCTGCGCGAGGGCGAACGCTGCTGGTTCGTGCCCGTGAAGGAAATCCGCCTGCTGGAGTCCGCAGGAAATCACACGATGCTCCATTTCGGCACGGACAAGGCGATGATCTATCGCACGCTGAACTCAATGGAAGCGCGGCTGCCCTCGAGCCTGTTTTTCCGCGCGAATCGCTCCCAGATGCTCAATCTTCACCAGATCGCGGGTGTGGAGCCCTGGTTCAGCGGCTGCCTGAAGGTGCGCCTGCAAAGCGGTGAGGAAATCGAGCTTTCACGCCGCCAGTCCCAGCTTTTCCGGGACCGCACCGGCCTCTGA
- a CDS encoding efflux RND transporter periplasmic adaptor subunit has product MKSYPVILFTAVLLTACKPGGGHSPRYETVSISRGSLTSYVTATGTLSAVVSVDVGSQVSGRIVTLNADYNSPVKKGELVAEIDPSVYQAKVKEAEGDLASAEANVVLKEKQLARTKMLVPIKAAAEIDLEQVVAELAQAKATVTMKEAVLDRARADLSFCKILAPVDGIVISRKVDIGQTVTAAMTTPVLYTIAQDIREMQIVASVSEADIGQVKPGQSVDFKVDAYPDEAFHGTLTQIRKAPVTKENVVTYETIITVNNEEQKLLPGMTAEVSVLVAERADVAKIPNSALRFSPPEGTPVNSSGDMKLERRQQLVYVAGDDGKSLQAAIVTTGITDGTDTEVLGGIDHGTKVVISATGTGRKGMMPEGGPPPT; this is encoded by the coding sequence ATGAAATCCTATCCCGTCATCCTTTTCACCGCAGTCTTGCTCACGGCGTGCAAGCCCGGCGGCGGCCATTCCCCCCGCTACGAGACGGTCTCGATCAGCCGCGGCTCGCTGACCTCCTACGTCACCGCCACCGGCACCCTGAGTGCCGTGGTGAGCGTGGATGTCGGCAGCCAGGTTTCCGGCCGCATCGTCACGCTGAATGCCGACTACAATTCGCCGGTGAAAAAAGGCGAGCTGGTCGCCGAGATCGACCCCTCCGTCTACCAGGCCAAGGTGAAGGAGGCGGAAGGCGATCTTGCCAGCGCTGAGGCAAATGTCGTGCTGAAGGAAAAGCAGCTCGCCCGCACGAAGATGCTGGTCCCGATCAAGGCCGCTGCTGAGATCGACCTGGAGCAAGTCGTCGCGGAACTCGCCCAGGCGAAGGCCACGGTGACGATGAAGGAAGCGGTGTTGGACCGCGCCCGCGCGGATTTGAGCTTCTGCAAGATCCTCGCCCCCGTCGATGGCATCGTGATCTCGCGAAAGGTCGATATCGGCCAGACGGTGACCGCGGCGATGACCACGCCCGTGCTCTACACCATCGCCCAGGACATCCGCGAAATGCAGATCGTGGCATCCGTTTCCGAAGCCGACATCGGCCAGGTGAAGCCCGGGCAGAGCGTCGACTTCAAGGTGGATGCCTATCCGGACGAGGCCTTCCACGGCACCCTGACCCAGATCCGCAAGGCACCGGTCACCAAGGAAAATGTGGTGACCTACGAGACGATCATCACCGTGAACAACGAGGAGCAAAAACTGCTGCCGGGCATGACTGCGGAAGTTTCCGTCCTCGTGGCCGAGCGTGCGGACGTGGCGAAGATCCCGAATTCCGCGCTACGCTTCAGCCCGCCGGAAGGAACCCCGGTGAACTCCAGTGGCGACATGAAACTCGAGCGCCGCCAGCAGCTGGTCTACGTGGCCGGAGATGACGGGAAAAGCCTCCAGGCCGCGATCGTGACCACCGGCATCACCGATGGAACCGATACCGAAGTGCTGGGCGGAATCGATCACGGGACAAAGGTCGTCATCTCTGCCACCGGCACCGGCCGGAAGGGCATGATGCCCGAAGGCGGACCACCACCCACCTAA
- a CDS encoding ABC transporter ATP-binding protein, whose product MNPATIQLSDVSKVYRSGDMELRAVKNLSLEVRRGEFVAIMGPSGSGKSTLMNMLGCLDRPTEGTYLLDGVSLANSSRKELSRVRNGKIGFVFQNFNLLSRTTACENVELPMCYSSPGVSAGERRKRALESLEKVGLGARTDHRPNQLSGGQQQRVAIARALVNRPELLLADEPTGNLDTRTSIEIMGLFQELNDAGITIVMVTHELDIAAYCKRNVVMRDGRIVRDTIVENRTFARDQRAELDASELQADLV is encoded by the coding sequence ATGAATCCCGCCACCATCCAACTCTCCGACGTGAGCAAGGTCTACCGCTCCGGCGACATGGAGCTGCGTGCCGTGAAGAACCTTTCGCTGGAAGTCCGGCGCGGCGAATTCGTCGCCATCATGGGTCCCAGTGGCTCGGGAAAGTCCACACTCATGAACATGCTCGGCTGCCTGGACCGGCCGACGGAAGGCACCTATTTGTTAGACGGCGTGTCGCTCGCGAACTCCAGCCGCAAGGAGCTGTCCCGCGTGCGGAATGGGAAAATCGGCTTTGTCTTTCAGAACTTTAATCTGCTTTCCCGCACCACCGCATGTGAAAACGTGGAACTGCCGATGTGCTACAGCAGTCCCGGCGTGTCCGCTGGCGAACGCCGCAAGCGCGCGCTGGAGTCCCTGGAGAAAGTGGGCCTTGGCGCACGCACCGATCACCGCCCGAATCAACTCTCCGGGGGCCAGCAGCAACGTGTCGCCATCGCACGCGCGCTGGTAAATCGCCCCGAGCTGCTGCTCGCTGACGAGCCGACGGGCAATTTGGATACACGCACCAGCATCGAGATCATGGGCCTTTTTCAGGAGCTCAATGACGCGGGCATCACCATCGTGATGGTCACCCACGAGCTCGACATCGCGGCCTACTGCAAGCGCAACGTGGTGATGCGCGATGGCCGGATCGTCCGCGACACGATCGTGGAAAACAGGACCTTCGCCCGCGATCAGCGCGCCGAGCTCGATGCTTCCGAACTGCAGGCGGACCTCGTCTGA
- a CDS encoding ABC transporter permease, with the protein MGTLLQRFVLTLGIALRALRRNKMRSTLTAIGIIIGVASVVLMVSIGKGAQVKIENQVSALGSNLILVFPGSKSSQGVNSGMGSASTLTLADAAAIRKEVTGVVAGSPEVSVTTQAIANGRNWSTSVMGSSPEYVKIRDWPVERGSMFTDREVDGNAKVAVIGSKVAHELFGPIDPIGQTVRIKNIPFTIIGQLAAKGAGMGGQNQDDRILVPYTTAMRRLTGDTYLRSINLQIKGSDHMESAQQQITALLRQRHRLGEGPDDDFNIFNQKDIADTLGTITTMLTYFLGAVAGLSLLVGGIGIMNIMLVSVTERTREIGIRIAIGAQPGDILLQFLIESVTLSLLGGAIGVGLGIAGSWVASMVPDFKAIVTANSILLAFSVSFVIGVFFGFYPARKAAVMDPIDALRFE; encoded by the coding sequence ATGGGAACCTTGCTCCAACGTTTCGTCCTCACCCTCGGCATCGCCCTGCGTGCGCTGCGGAGGAACAAGATGCGGTCCACGTTGACCGCCATCGGCATCATCATCGGCGTGGCCTCCGTGGTGCTGATGGTTTCGATCGGCAAGGGCGCTCAGGTGAAGATCGAAAACCAGGTATCCGCGCTGGGTTCGAACCTCATCCTCGTCTTCCCGGGTAGCAAGAGTTCACAGGGAGTGAACTCAGGGATGGGCAGTGCCAGCACGCTGACACTCGCGGATGCTGCGGCGATCCGGAAGGAAGTGACCGGCGTGGTAGCGGGCAGCCCCGAAGTCAGCGTCACCACGCAGGCCATTGCGAACGGGCGAAACTGGTCGACCAGCGTGATGGGTTCCTCGCCAGAATATGTGAAGATCCGCGATTGGCCGGTGGAGCGTGGATCCATGTTCACGGATCGCGAGGTGGACGGAAATGCGAAGGTCGCGGTGATCGGCAGCAAGGTGGCGCACGAATTGTTCGGCCCCATCGATCCCATCGGCCAGACCGTTCGCATCAAGAACATTCCTTTCACGATCATCGGCCAGTTGGCGGCGAAGGGCGCAGGCATGGGCGGGCAGAATCAGGATGACCGCATCCTCGTCCCCTACACCACCGCGATGCGTCGCCTAACAGGCGATACCTACCTGCGGTCGATAAATCTCCAGATCAAGGGCAGCGATCACATGGAGTCCGCCCAGCAACAGATCACGGCTCTGCTCCGCCAGCGTCACCGGCTGGGCGAGGGACCGGACGATGACTTCAATATCTTCAACCAGAAGGATATTGCGGACACGCTCGGAACGATCACTACGATGCTGACCTATTTCCTCGGTGCCGTCGCGGGGCTGTCCCTGCTCGTCGGTGGCATCGGCATCATGAATATCATGCTGGTGAGCGTGACCGAGCGCACACGGGAGATCGGCATCCGCATCGCCATCGGTGCGCAACCGGGCGATATCCTGCTGCAATTCCTTATCGAATCCGTGACCCTAAGCTTGCTCGGCGGCGCGATCGGCGTCGGACTGGGAATCGCCGGTTCGTGGGTCGCGAGCATGGTGCCGGATTTCAAGGCGATCGTCACCGCGAATAGCATCTTGCTGGCCTTCAGCGTCAGCTTCGTGATCGGAGTCTTCTTCGGCTTCTATCCTGCACGGAAGGCCGCGGTGATGGATCCCATCGACGCGCTGCGGTTCGAGTGA
- a CDS encoding sulfatase, with translation MNPIRVALPTFLLSLAALAHAADRPNIVFILADDLGYTDVSTYGSKYYETPNIDRLAQEGVKFTNGYTNGPNCQPTRAALISGQYGPRTGIYTVGNIDRFDWKSQALRPADNVVTLPADKITIAQSLKNAGYATGLFGKWHLGGQPAAHPSKRGFDEAIVSNGKHFNFVTDPKVSYPEGTYLADFLTDKAVDFIERHKDGPFFLYVPHFGVHSPYEAKKELIEKFKAKPAVGGHKDPVYAAMLASVDESVGRITAKLDELGLAENTLVIFSSDNGGVGGYQREGIQAKDTTDNAPLKAGKGSLHEGGIRVPYVFRWKGTIPAGTVSKQPIASIDLYPSTLELAKAQKPEGYTLDGVSYAALLKDPEHGKVERDAIFWHFPGYLGAGNNTWRTKPASAVRSGPWKLIQSLEDRSVQLYDLDADIGEKNNLAESQPEKAKELLAKLDAWRESIKAPLPTKNEAQANGAPKGGKKKRKRNQ, from the coding sequence ATGAACCCGATCCGCGTGGCTCTGCCCACCTTCCTGTTGTCCCTCGCCGCCCTCGCCCATGCCGCGGACCGTCCGAACATCGTCTTCATCCTCGCCGATGACCTCGGCTACACGGACGTCTCCACCTATGGCAGCAAGTACTACGAGACCCCGAACATCGACCGCCTCGCCCAGGAAGGAGTAAAGTTCACCAATGGCTACACGAATGGTCCCAACTGCCAGCCCACGCGCGCCGCGCTGATCAGCGGCCAGTACGGACCGCGCACCGGAATCTACACGGTAGGAAATATCGATCGCTTCGATTGGAAAAGCCAGGCACTGCGCCCCGCGGACAACGTCGTCACCCTCCCCGCCGACAAGATCACCATCGCGCAGTCGCTGAAGAACGCAGGCTACGCCACCGGCCTCTTCGGCAAGTGGCACCTCGGCGGCCAACCCGCGGCTCATCCCTCGAAGCGCGGCTTCGATGAAGCCATCGTCTCGAACGGCAAGCACTTCAACTTCGTCACCGATCCCAAGGTCTCCTATCCGGAAGGCACCTACCTCGCCGACTTCCTCACGGACAAGGCTGTCGATTTCATCGAGCGCCACAAGGACGGCCCCTTCTTCCTCTACGTCCCGCACTTCGGCGTGCACTCGCCTTATGAAGCGAAGAAGGAGCTGATCGAGAAGTTCAAGGCGAAGCCGGCGGTCGGCGGCCACAAGGATCCGGTCTATGCCGCCATGCTCGCGAGCGTGGACGAGAGCGTGGGCCGCATCACCGCGAAGCTCGATGAACTCGGCCTTGCGGAGAACACGCTGGTGATCTTCTCCAGCGACAATGGCGGCGTGGGCGGCTACCAGCGCGAGGGTATCCAGGCAAAGGACACCACCGACAATGCACCGCTGAAGGCTGGCAAGGGCAGCCTTCACGAAGGTGGCATCCGCGTCCCCTACGTCTTCCGTTGGAAGGGCACCATCCCCGCAGGCACCGTGTCGAAGCAGCCCATCGCCTCGATCGATCTTTACCCCTCCACCTTGGAACTCGCAAAGGCCCAAAAGCCCGAAGGCTACACGCTCGATGGCGTGAGCTATGCCGCGCTCCTGAAGGATCCCGAACACGGGAAGGTAGAGCGTGACGCGATCTTCTGGCACTTCCCCGGCTACCTCGGCGCGGGCAATAACACCTGGCGCACGAAGCCCGCCAGCGCCGTGCGCAGCGGCCCGTGGAAGCTCATTCAAAGCCTCGAAGACCGCTCCGTGCAGCTCTATGATCTGGACGCGGACATCGGCGAGAAGAACAACCTCGCGGAATCCCAACCGGAGAAAGCGAAGGAACTCCTCGCGAAGCTCGATGCATGGCGCGAGTCGATCAAGGCCCCGCTGCCAACCAAGAACGAGGCACAGGCCAATGGCGCGCCGAAGGGCGGCAAGAAGAAGCGGAAGCGCAACCAGTGA
- a CDS encoding sulfatase: MKKHVLLLLLLAPFLHAEETRKPNILLIASDDLNHWIGYTGRNKQTKTPNIDKLSARGVSFSNAHATVPVCNGSRASLLSGVRPYTSGVYGNGDDWRKVIAPEKTLVSVFRQAGYLTLGSGKLYHGGFDRKTEWDDYLKNEGPAGPEPQGSKGVGGIRFGVVDAEDSELSDHRIVDYGISQLQKKHDKPFLLTVGLHKPHMPWFVPKKYFDLHPLESIELPPIKENDLDDVPAAGVRFARPDSDHKKIVDSGRWKEAVQAYLAAVSYADAEIGRLLDALESSEYREDTIVILLGDHGWHFGEKEHWRKFALWEEATRAPYIWVVPGVTKPGTISTRPVDFSSLYPTLTELAGVTKPAHVEGDSIRSLLADPAAEWKGHALSTWLQGNHSIRTENWRYTRYADGSEELYDHRTDPYEWTNLASSEDQASLKKELAALLPANNAPGLTKGDGMRDPEQGGGRRQNRGKRAGAAAGTTD, encoded by the coding sequence ATGAAGAAGCACGTTCTTCTCCTATTGCTCCTTGCGCCTTTCCTCCACGCGGAGGAAACGCGGAAGCCGAACATCCTGCTCATCGCTTCCGATGACTTGAACCACTGGATCGGCTACACCGGCCGGAACAAGCAGACGAAGACGCCGAATATCGACAAGCTCTCTGCCCGTGGCGTGAGCTTCTCGAATGCCCACGCCACCGTGCCGGTGTGCAATGGCTCGCGCGCCAGCCTCCTCTCCGGCGTGCGTCCTTACACCTCCGGCGTCTATGGCAATGGCGACGATTGGCGGAAGGTGATCGCTCCGGAGAAGACCCTGGTCTCCGTCTTCCGCCAGGCGGGCTATCTCACGCTCGGCTCCGGAAAGCTTTACCACGGCGGCTTCGACCGGAAGACCGAGTGGGACGACTATCTGAAGAACGAAGGCCCCGCCGGCCCCGAACCACAGGGCAGCAAGGGCGTCGGCGGCATCCGCTTCGGCGTGGTGGACGCGGAGGATTCCGAGCTCAGCGATCACCGCATCGTGGACTACGGGATCAGCCAGCTCCAGAAGAAGCACGACAAGCCCTTTCTCCTGACCGTCGGCCTGCACAAGCCGCACATGCCATGGTTCGTGCCAAAGAAGTATTTCGACCTCCATCCCCTGGAGTCGATCGAACTGCCGCCCATCAAGGAGAACGATCTCGATGACGTGCCCGCCGCAGGGGTCCGTTTCGCGCGGCCCGACAGCGATCACAAGAAGATCGTGGACTCCGGCCGCTGGAAGGAAGCGGTGCAGGCCTACCTCGCCGCCGTGTCTTATGCCGATGCGGAGATCGGGCGTCTGCTCGATGCATTGGAGAGCTCGGAGTATCGGGAGGATACCATCGTCATCCTGCTCGGTGACCACGGCTGGCACTTCGGTGAAAAGGAGCACTGGCGGAAATTCGCACTCTGGGAGGAAGCCACTCGAGCCCCTTACATCTGGGTCGTCCCCGGGGTGACGAAGCCCGGCACGATCAGCACGCGCCCTGTGGACTTCAGCAGCCTCTATCCCACGCTCACCGAGCTCGCCGGCGTCACCAAGCCCGCTCATGTCGAGGGCGACAGCATCCGCTCCCTGCTCGCGGATCCCGCCGCAGAGTGGAAGGGCCACGCGCTCAGCACCTGGCTGCAGGGCAATCATTCCATCCGCACGGAAAACTGGAGATACACCCGCTATGCGGATGGATCCGAAGAGCTCTACGACCATCGCACCGATCCCTACGAATGGACGAACCTAGCCAGCAGCGAGGATCAAGCATCCCTGAAGAAGGAACTCGCCGCACTACTTCCCGCGAACAACGCGCCGGGCCTGACGAAAGGTGATGGAATGAGGGATCCCGAGCAAGGCGGCGGCCGCAGGCAAAACCGCGGAAAGCGCGCCGGAGCTGCCGCTGGAACCACGGACTGA
- a CDS encoding sulfatase family protein, with protein sequence MKLLLRFAVFLGMGATLSAAEQPNVLFIFADDWGRYASIYHRNAQPGSPLAALNEFARTPVFDEVASKGVLFRNAHVNAPSCTPCRSALLSGQYFWRTGRGAILSGAKWDPAIPSFPLLLRDAGYDIGKSYKVWSPGQPVDAPFGGQQYGYESAGNRFGNFSEVATRLAGKGRTIEDAKKVLYDEVRGNFRSFLAKRDPAKPFHYWFGPTNTHRKWQRGSGKALWGIDPEALKGKVPPFLPDVPEIREDLADYLGEVAALDSAMGVILDELKQAGESDDTLIVISGDHGAPGFPNGKCNLYTFGTGVSLAISGPGVKGGRVVDDFVNLTDLAPTILEAAKVEVPAAVTGRSLWPVLKSDKSGQVDPERTWTLTGRERHVDGARENFLPYPQRAIHSGQYLYIINFKPEREPLGSYAALDKKDQALTEQRVADDTRAVAADMDAGPTKSWLISNRSTDFGRRYFDIAFAKRPREELYDLAKDPYETVNLAKDPAYAEIRAGLETKLLAELKRSGDPRIENDGAYFENPPLSGPAR encoded by the coding sequence ATGAAACTCCTGCTCCGCTTCGCCGTCTTCCTCGGCATGGGTGCCACCTTGTCCGCTGCCGAGCAACCGAATGTCCTCTTCATCTTCGCCGATGACTGGGGCCGCTATGCCAGCATCTATCACCGGAATGCCCAGCCGGGATCGCCTTTGGCCGCCCTGAACGAGTTTGCACGCACCCCGGTTTTCGACGAAGTCGCCTCGAAAGGCGTGCTGTTCCGGAACGCCCACGTCAATGCTCCCTCCTGCACGCCCTGCCGCAGTGCGCTACTATCCGGCCAGTACTTCTGGCGCACCGGCCGTGGTGCCATCCTCTCCGGCGCGAAGTGGGACCCGGCGATTCCTTCTTTTCCCCTGCTGCTCCGCGATGCCGGCTACGACATCGGAAAGAGCTACAAGGTCTGGAGTCCCGGGCAGCCCGTGGACGCCCCATTCGGCGGACAACAATACGGCTACGAGAGCGCGGGCAATCGCTTTGGTAATTTCTCGGAAGTCGCCACGCGTCTCGCTGGAAAAGGCCGAACAATCGAAGACGCGAAGAAGGTGCTCTACGACGAGGTGCGCGGGAACTTCCGCAGCTTCCTGGCAAAGCGCGATCCCGCGAAGCCCTTCCACTATTGGTTCGGCCCCACGAACACGCATCGCAAGTGGCAGCGCGGCAGCGGCAAAGCCCTCTGGGGCATCGATCCCGAAGCACTGAAGGGCAAGGTCCCGCCCTTCCTCCCGGATGTACCTGAGATCCGCGAGGACTTGGCGGACTACCTCGGCGAAGTGGCGGCGCTGGATAGCGCGATGGGCGTAATCCTCGATGAACTGAAGCAAGCCGGTGAATCCGATGACACCCTGATCGTCATCAGCGGGGATCACGGCGCGCCCGGCTTCCCGAATGGAAAGTGCAATCTCTACACCTTCGGTACCGGCGTCAGCCTCGCGATCAGCGGGCCCGGAGTGAAGGGCGGTCGCGTGGTGGATGACTTCGTGAACCTCACCGATCTCGCGCCGACAATCCTGGAAGCAGCCAAGGTCGAGGTGCCTGCCGCGGTGACAGGCCGCAGCCTGTGGCCGGTGCTGAAATCCGATAAATCCGGCCAGGTCGATCCCGAGCGCACCTGGACGCTCACCGGTCGCGAACGCCATGTGGATGGTGCCCGGGAGAACTTCCTGCCCTATCCCCAGCGCGCGATCCATTCCGGCCAGTATCTCTACATCATCAATTTCAAGCCGGAGCGTGAGCCGCTCGGGAGCTATGCCGCCTTGGACAAAAAGGATCAGGCACTGACGGAGCAACGTGTGGCCGACGATACGAGGGCTGTGGCCGCCGACATGGATGCCGGCCCCACGAAGTCCTGGCTCATCTCGAACCGTAGTACGGACTTCGGCCGCCGTTACTTCGACATAGCCTTCGCCAAGCGCCCCCGCGAGGAGCTCTACGATCTCGCGAAGGATCCCTATGAAACCGTGAACCTCGCCAAAGATCCCGCTTACGCCGAGATCCGCGCCGGGCTCGAAACCAAGCTCCTCGCCGAATTGAAACGCAGCGGAGACCCACGGATCGAGAACGATGGGGCTTACTTCGAAAACCCGCCGCTCTCCGGCCCTGCCCGCTGA